The following proteins come from a genomic window of Sorghum bicolor cultivar BTx623 chromosome 3, Sorghum_bicolor_NCBIv3, whole genome shotgun sequence:
- the LOC8060808 gene encoding serum response factor homolog A isoform X4, translating to MSHTCLPPSSTSASSASRLVFPIWKFTTTPPACACHRHSNPARPPSRRAPIPTVPPKSSRAAQAAGAAGTSNRSFPLLLPSAKRRSRRLGLERLRVRRTAMAAARRRGRVELRRIEDRVSRQVRFSKRRSGLFKKAFELSLLCDAEVALLVFSPAGKLYEYASARTKMKLLQICS from the coding sequence ATGTCGCACACCTGCCTGCCCCCGTCGTCCACCTCAGCGTCCTCAGCCAGCCGCCTCGTTTTCCCAATCTGGAAATTTACCACGACACCGCCGGCGTGCGCGTGCCACAGACATTCCAACCCCGCACGTCCGCCCTCCCGCCGGGCCCCAATCCCGACCGTCCCCCCCAAGTCCTCTCGCGCAGCGCAGGCCGCAGGCGCAGCCGGGACCAGCAACCGCTCTTTCCCCCTGCTCCTCCCTAGCGCGAAGAGAAGAAGCCGGCGGCTCGGGTTGGAGCGGCTGAGGGTGAGACGTACGGCGATGGCGGCGGCGCGTCGTCGCGGCCGCGTGGAGCTGCGGCGGATCGAGGACCGGGTGAGCCGGCAGGTGCGCTTCTCCAAGCGCCGTTCGGGCCTCTTCAAGAAGGCCTTCGAGCTCTCCCTCCTCTGCGACGCCGAGGTCGCGCTCCTCGTCTTCTCCCCCGCCGGCAAGCTCTACGAGTACGCCTCCGCCAG
- the LOC8060808 gene encoding serum response factor homolog A isoform X3 — protein MSHTCLPPSSTSASSASRLVFPIWKFTTTPPACACHRHSNPARPPSRRAPIPTVPPKSSRAAQAAGAAGTSNRSFPLLLPSAKRRSRRLGLERLRVRRTAMAAARRRGRVELRRIEDRVSRQVRFSKRRSGLFKKAFELSLLCDAEVALLVFSPAGKLYEYASARHSTCTASHRTP, from the coding sequence ATGTCGCACACCTGCCTGCCCCCGTCGTCCACCTCAGCGTCCTCAGCCAGCCGCCTCGTTTTCCCAATCTGGAAATTTACCACGACACCGCCGGCGTGCGCGTGCCACAGACATTCCAACCCCGCACGTCCGCCCTCCCGCCGGGCCCCAATCCCGACCGTCCCCCCCAAGTCCTCTCGCGCAGCGCAGGCCGCAGGCGCAGCCGGGACCAGCAACCGCTCTTTCCCCCTGCTCCTCCCTAGCGCGAAGAGAAGAAGCCGGCGGCTCGGGTTGGAGCGGCTGAGGGTGAGACGTACGGCGATGGCGGCGGCGCGTCGTCGCGGCCGCGTGGAGCTGCGGCGGATCGAGGACCGGGTGAGCCGGCAGGTGCGCTTCTCCAAGCGCCGTTCGGGCCTCTTCAAGAAGGCCTTCGAGCTCTCCCTCCTCTGCGACGCCGAGGTCGCGCTCCTCGTCTTCTCCCCCGCCGGCAAGCTCTACGAGTACGCCTCCGCCAG